One part of the Phaenicophaeus curvirostris isolate KB17595 chromosome 2, BPBGC_Pcur_1.0, whole genome shotgun sequence genome encodes these proteins:
- the LOC138717110 gene encoding heme-binding protein 1-like: MARITLEDLESLGEEEEEEEGEEREEEERGRLFAHWEAVASTHRVSLPRDMAGPIVQMTRHSQAREPVPYITLAQHEKCEEAAYEERQYPSGKWACVTKGEPMYEQSISMSFMKLMRYICKENSVGCYLGMTVPVLNEIRLTKEGTKLEREVVTAYYLPQAFQQNPPVPTDPEIHITERAPLRVITRVFYGMTTEETILREISLFWKLLGSTDTVLQETYIVASYENPSIPQRRNEIWFICRAE; this comes from the exons ATGGCGCGGATCACGCTGGAGGACCTGGAATcgctgggggaggaggaggaggaggaggagggggaagagagggaggaggaagagcgaGGCCGGCTGTTCGCCCACTGGGAAGCCGTAGCCAGCACGCACCGGGTGAGCCTGCCCCGAG ACATGGCAGGCCCTATTGTCCAGATGACCCGGCACAGCCAGGCTCGCGAGCCTGTGCCCTACATTACCCTCGCGCAGCATGAGAAG TGCGAGGAAGCAGCCTACGAGGAGCGACAGTACCCATCTGGGAAGTGGGCGTGTGTCACCAAGGGGGAGCCCATGTATGAGCAGAGCATCTCCATGAGCTTCATGAAGCTCATGCGCTACATCTGCAAGGAGAACTCTGTAG GTTGCTATCTGGGCATGACAGTCCCGGTGCTCAATGAAATCCGCCTGACCAAGGAGGGGACCAAGCTGGAGCGTGAGGTTGTAACTGCCTATTATCTCCCACAAGCGTTCCAGCAAAACCCCCCTGTTCCCACGGACCCTGAAATCCACATCACCGAGAGGGCACCGCTCCGGGTTATAACCAG AGTTTTCTATGGGATGACCACCGAGGAGACGATTCTGCGAGAGATcagtctcttctggaagctcTTGGGCTCCACGGACACTGTGCTCCAGGAAACCTACATCGTCGCTTCTTATGAAAACCCCAGCATCCCTCAGCGCCGCAATGAGATCTGGTTCATTTGCCGAGCAGAGTAA